One Esox lucius isolate fEsoLuc1 chromosome 1, fEsoLuc1.pri, whole genome shotgun sequence genomic region harbors:
- the rnaset2l gene encoding ribonuclease Oy, which translates to MDMLSPVLFLVAMQIGLTITLESDHGEDDQQNKFCTFKCFKFTLQWPGSFCVGLKNSTQCRIPPNINNWTIHGLWPSNVQKCCQCWPIFHSDLKELDPELTQFWPSLLKTQPSFNFWKDEWTKHGSCAACVEGMNSPLRYFQICLKLRSNFDIDRALIADAGIKPSCNQSYQLDEVNRALAPIIGDDPDAEIQCVKDEKGREVLVQVKIPLSRNLTLGCHPKEGHGAEPEPVQHWYKSPAHPCPQKAAIFYFPISHVRPDQPCD; encoded by the exons ATGGACATGCTTTCACCAGTACTGTTCCTGGTGGCCATGCAGATCGGCCTGACAATCACCCTGGAGTCTGACCACGGGGAAGATGACCAGCAGAATAA ATTCTGTACATTTAAGTGTTTCAAGTTTACTCTACAGTGGCCTGGAAGCTTTTGTGTG GGTCTGAAGAATTCAACTCAATGCAGAATACCTCCAAATATCAACAACTGGACAATTCATGGACTGTG GCCTTCAAATGTCCAAAAATGTTGCCAATGCTGGCCCATATTCCACTCTGATCTCAAG GAACTGGACCCTGAACTCACTCAGTTTTGGCCTTCCCTACTTAAGACCCAACCCAGTTTTAATTTCTG GAAAGATGAATGGACCAAACACGGCTCCTGTGCTGCTTGTGTTGAGGGCATGAACTCGCCCTTACGTTACTTTCAGATATGTCTGAAACTACGCAGTAACTTTGATATTGACCG AGCTCTGATTGCGGATGCAGGTATCAAGCCCTCCTGTAACCAGTCTTATCAG CTTGATGAAGTCAACCGCGCACTGGCCCCAATCATTGGAGATGATCCTGACGCGGAAATTCAGTGTGTAAAGGATGAAAAG GGACGAGAGGTACTGGTTCAGGTGAAGATCCCATTGTCTCGAAACCTCACCCTTGGATGTCATCCCAAAGAAGGCCATGGAGCTGAGCCAGAACCTGTCCAGCACTGGTACAAGTCTCCTGCGCACCCCTGTCCACAGAAGGCGGCCATCTTCTACTTCCCCATAAGTCATGTCCGTCCGGATCAGCCCTGTGACTAG